A single genomic interval of Cucumis sativus cultivar 9930 chromosome 7, Cucumber_9930_V3, whole genome shotgun sequence harbors:
- the LOC116401617 gene encoding cleavage and polyadenylation specificity factor subunit CG7185-like, which produces MDEGEGGFGEGVDQIDQFHRNEAISAVADDGFLGEDEDEYEDLYNDVNVGEGFLQSLRKSDDLGFKREEEPKMEPPAPVPPSSAASIPGIGGGATEVTGLGDAGGRTVSERVTEGYNQIPDLRTNEMAIRGGVGSGPPVGTGVGIRVELGQGSKAIELEERSSNNVAGHQAPQQQQQQPQPQPQPQPQPQPQHHHQPPQSGVLGNPGSVENEGLLRQGGGVNVNGVGGNGFGNIGSAGGGGGGTILFVGDLHWWTTDAELEVELCKYGPLKEVKFYDEKASGKSKGYCQVEFYDPSAATACKEGMNGHIFNGRPCVVAYASPFSVKKMGEAQVSRNQQIAQATNPQARRAPNEAVGKIGGNSIATGGNYQGGDNNRGSGRGNWGRSNAHGMGGRGPAGQMRGRGGGMGGRGIMGNGGNGFGQGIGATPPLLHPQSMMGQGFDPSFGAPMGRMGTYGGFPGAPAPPFSGILSSFPPVGGVGLPGVAPHVNPAFFGRGMPMNGMGMMPTSGVDGPNMGMWSDPSMGGWGSEEQGGGRAGESSYGEEAGSDQHYGEGSHERGPWANSAKEKDRGSERDWSQSSDRRYRDDRDVGYDRERSKEKDPGPDHDWPDRRPREDRDIGRERDKDRDRERDRERSRDYERGHHERDRERERDRDRDRYKDDRDKYSDHHRYRDREPEHDEDWERGRSSRTHSKSRLSQEEENRSRSRDADYGKRRRLTSE; this is translated from the coding sequence ATGGACGAAGGAGAGGGTGGGTTCGGTGAGGGTGTGGATCAGATTGATCAGTTCCATCGGAACGAGGCCATTTCGGCCGTTGCTGATGATGGTTTCTTGGGCGAAGACGAGGATGAATACGAGGACCTGTATAACGATGTTAATGTTGGGGAGGGGTTCCTTCAGTCGTTGAGGAAGAGCGATGATTTGGGATTCAAGAGGGAGGAGGAACCCAAGATGGAGCCTCCTGCACCTGTACCACCCAGTTCCGCTGCTTCCATACCTGGTATTGGTGGAGGTGCGACTGAAGTTACTGGTTTAGGAGATGCCGGTGGGCGTACTGTTTCGGAGAGAGTAACAGAGGGTTACAATCAGATTCCAGATTTAAGAACGAATGAGATGGCTATCAGAGGTGGGGTGGGATCGGGGCCGCCTGTAGGCACAGGAGTTGGGATCAGAGTTGAATTAGGGCAAGGGAGCAAAGCCATCGAGTTGGAGGAGCGAAGTAGTAATAACGTAGCTGGGCATCAGGCTCCGCAACAGCAACAGCAACAGCCACAGCCACAGCCGCAGCCGCAGCCACAGCCACAGCCGCAGCACCATCACCAACCACCTCAGAGCGGAGTCTTAGGAAATCCTGGGAGTGTAGAAAATGAAGGTTTGCTAAGGCAAGGTGGTGGAGTTAATGTCAATGGGGTTGGTGGAAACGGGTTTGGTAATATCGGGAGTGCAGGGGGAGGTGGCGGTGgaacaattttgtttgttggggATTTACATTGGTGGACTACAGATGCGGAGCTTGAGGTGGAACTCTGCAAGTATGGTCCGTTGAAGGAGGTCAAGTTTTATGACGAGAAAGCCAGTGGAAAATCAAAAGGCTACTGCCAGGTTGAGTTTTATGATCCTTCTGCTGCCACAGCTTGCAAGGAGGGAATGAATGGCCATATTTTTAATGGACGTCCATGTGTAGTTGCATATGCATCACCGTTTAGTGTTAAGAAGATGGGAGAAGCCCAAGTTAGCAGGAACCAGCAGATAGCCCAAGCTACTAATCCTCAAGCAAGGAGAGCGCCTAACGAGGCTGTAGGTAAAATTGGTGGAAATAGTATTGCAACGGGTGGTAACTATCAAGGTGGTGATAACAATAGAGGTTCTGGGAGAGGTAATTGGGGAAGGAGTAATGCTCATGGAATGGGTGGTCGAGGACCAGCTGGCCAAATGAGGGGTAGGGGTGGTGGGATGGGTGGCAGAGGTATAATGGGAAATGGTGGAAATGGCTTTGGCCAAGGTATTGGTGCTACCCCTCCTTTATTGCATCCCCAGTCAATGATGGGTCAAGGTTTTGATCCATCTTTTGGTGCACCCATGGGAAGAATGGGTACATATGGTGGTTTTCCTGGAGCCCCGGCTCCCCCTTTCTCTGGAATTTTGTCATCCTTTCCTCCCGTCGGGGGTGTTGGCCTTCCTGGTGTAGCTCCTCATGTGAACCCAGCATTTTTTGGAAGAGGTATGCCTATGAATGGAATGGGGATGATGCCAACATCGGGCGTTGATGGGCCTAATATGGGAATGTGGTCTGATCCTAGTATGGGTGGATGGGGCAGTGAAGAGCAAGGAGGAGGGAGAGCAGGTGAGTCTAGTTATGGAGAAGAAGCTGGTTCTGACCAGCATTATGGTGAAGGCAGTCATGAAAGAGGGCCATGGGCAAATTCTGCGAAGGAGAAAGATAGAGGCTCTGAAAGGGACTGGTCACAGTCTTCTGATAGAAGGTATCGAGATGATAGAGATGTTGGTTATGATAGAGAGAGatccaaagaaaaagatcCGGGACCTGACCATGACTGGCCAGATAGAAGGCCTCGTGAAGATAGAGATATAGGGCGTGAAAGGGATAAAGATAGGGATCGAGAGAGGGATAGAGAACGATCCCGAGATTATGAGCGTGGCCATCATGAACGTGATCGTGAACGTGAAAGGGATCGTGACCGTGATAGGTACAAGGACGACAGGGACAAATATTCAGATCATCATAGGTACAGAGACCGGGAACCAGAGCATGATGAGGATTGGGAAAGGGGACGGTCATCAAGGACTCATAGCAAGTCCCGATTAtcgcaagaagaagaaaatcgtTCTAGATCAAGGGATGCTGATTATGGGAAAAGGCGGAGGCTTACTTCTGAATAG